The Candidatus Paceibacterota bacterium genome includes a window with the following:
- the mltG gene encoding endolytic transglycosylase MltG has protein sequence MEKDFKKRIKINIKKHLIISGCVFLILLVLACYAFYVECFRTPSGFVSNTVVSIERGQSLISVARELRQEHIITSTNALIILGVMYKAEHTVVAGDYLFEKPVSVFTVAKMITHGDFRMTPIKVTIPEGTTVADIGDILKSKIPQFDQVAFLAEARGLEGYLFPDTYFLSPAITATDTLNFLQDNFQEKLKPLETSISQSGRSSEDIIKMASILEEEVQTPEDRAIVAGILWKRIDQNMPLQVDSTIGYVVNKKSSQLTVADLANPSPYNTYTHRGLPPTPISNPGIESIMAALQPKESPYLYFLSDSKGITHYATTFAEHVKNKKKYLY, from the coding sequence GTGGAGAAAGATTTTAAAAAAAGAATTAAAATAAATATAAAAAAACACCTGATTATTTCAGGCTGTGTTTTTTTAATTTTGCTGGTCCTAGCTTGCTATGCCTTTTACGTAGAATGTTTCAGAACCCCATCTGGTTTTGTCTCGAATACAGTCGTTTCTATCGAAAGAGGTCAGAGTTTGATTTCAGTAGCCCGCGAGCTTCGTCAGGAGCACATCATTACCTCTACTAATGCCTTGATTATTCTTGGGGTGATGTACAAAGCCGAACACACTGTGGTGGCAGGTGATTATCTCTTTGAAAAACCCGTCAGTGTGTTTACAGTGGCTAAAATGATTACGCATGGAGATTTTAGAATGACACCCATCAAGGTAACTATTCCTGAGGGTACAACGGTAGCGGATATTGGAGATATCCTCAAGTCCAAAATTCCTCAATTCGATCAGGTCGCTTTTCTAGCGGAGGCTAGAGGCTTGGAGGGGTATCTTTTTCCGGATACCTATTTTCTTTCGCCCGCTATCACAGCCACAGATACCCTCAATTTCCTTCAAGATAATTTTCAAGAAAAGCTGAAGCCCTTGGAGACCTCTATTTCCCAGTCTGGGAGATCTAGCGAGGATATTATAAAAATGGCCTCAATCCTCGAAGAAGAAGTGCAAACACCAGAGGATCGTGCTATTGTGGCGGGCATCCTTTGGAAAAGAATTGACCAAAACATGCCTCTGCAGGTAGACAGCACTATTGGCTATGTGGTAAACAAAAAAAGTAGCCAACTAACAGTCGCAGATCTAGCCAATCCCAGTCCATACAATACCTATACGCATAGAGGTCTGCCTCCCACTCCGATTTCCAATCCGGGAATCGAAAGTATCATGGCAGCCCTGCAACCAAAGGAAAGCCCATATCTTTATTTTTTGTCTGATTCTAAAGGAATAACTCACTATGCCACCACTTTTGCAGAACATGTCAAAAATAAAAAGAAATATCTCTACTAA
- the mnmA gene encoding tRNA 2-thiouridine(34) synthase MnmA: MPPLLQNMSKIKRNISTKINLPPRPKVFVGMSGGVDSSVAAALLVQQGYEVTGVFIKTWHPEWLPCTWKEERRDAMRVAAHLGIPFFTFDAEEVYRTEVAESMIADYSAGRTPNPDVLCNKTVKFGAFLDFALSQGADFVATGHYAICEKETFSLVESTDKEKDQTYFLWTLTRKQLKHILFPIGHYQKKQVRELAKKFGLPTFDKKDSQGICFLGEVDMQKFLERYITHRPGNVLNSNGEVIGTHTGALFYTIGTRRGFTITQKTDHDQSYYVVAKNVVENTLTVATEDQKLDFGLKNIVLTNHVWNLLPIKNQVYSARIRYRQKKQFCTLCLKQGGDKKAGRKWVVSFQEPQAALSFGQSLVVYDEKGRCLGGGILSEEARI; the protein is encoded by the coding sequence ATGCCACCACTTTTGCAGAACATGTCAAAAATAAAAAGAAATATCTCTACTAAAATAAACTTACCTCCTAGGCCAAAAGTCTTCGTCGGTATGTCGGGAGGGGTGGACAGCTCTGTCGCTGCGGCACTTTTGGTACAGCAGGGCTATGAAGTTACAGGAGTTTTTATTAAGACCTGGCATCCAGAGTGGCTGCCATGCACTTGGAAAGAAGAGCGCCGCGACGCGATGCGCGTCGCGGCTCATCTCGGTATCCCTTTTTTCACTTTTGATGCCGAAGAAGTGTATCGCACGGAAGTAGCCGAATCCATGATAGCGGACTATTCTGCTGGCCGCACTCCCAATCCTGATGTCCTTTGCAATAAAACTGTAAAATTCGGTGCCTTCCTTGATTTTGCTCTATCCCAAGGCGCTGATTTTGTAGCCACTGGCCATTACGCAATATGCGAAAAGGAAACTTTTTCCTTGGTTGAGTCCACAGATAAAGAAAAAGATCAAACATATTTTTTGTGGACTCTCACCCGAAAGCAGCTTAAACATATTTTATTTCCAATAGGTCATTATCAAAAAAAACAGGTGAGAGAGCTAGCCAAAAAATTTGGTCTGCCAACCTTTGACAAGAAAGATAGCCAAGGCATCTGCTTTTTAGGTGAGGTAGACATGCAAAAGTTCCTGGAAAGATATATTACACACAGGCCTGGAAACGTCTTAAACTCCAATGGGGAGGTGATTGGTACCCACACAGGAGCACTTTTCTATACTATTGGTACCCGTCGAGGCTTTACGATCACCCAAAAAACGGATCACGACCAATCATATTATGTGGTCGCGAAGAATGTGGTTGAGAATACCCTGACAGTAGCTACCGAAGACCAGAAGCTAGATTTTGGTCTGAAAAATATAGTTCTCACAAACCATGTTTGGAACCTTTTGCCTATAAAAAATCAGGTGTATTCTGCCCGTATACGCTACCGCCAAAAAAAACAATTCTGTACTCTTTGCTTAAAGCAGGGTGGGGACAAAAAAGCGGGAAGGAAATGGGTTGTTTCTTTTCAGGAGCCTCAAGCCGCTCTTTCCTTTGGACAATCCCTGGTAGTGTATGACGAAAAGGGCCGCTGCCTAGGCGGAGGTATATTATCGGAAGAAGCTAGGATATAA
- a CDS encoding ATPase, with the protein MKKTIFITKGDGERELFDPLKLEMSLRKSGATDTVITTIVNKIYEDMSDGVTTTAIYRYAFDLLKEMQKPAAARYSLRRSIIELGPTGFPFEKYIAELFKARGYNALVDQVLLGACVPHEVDVVAWDEKKLLMSEVKFHAEMGNKTDLKIALYVKARFDDLRHTQFDYGHPRHLDEGWLITNTKFSETAVHYGKCVGLKMLSWNYPEQGNLQDLIEELNFHPITSLTTISGSQKNMLFENQIVLCKQIAADTGLLDRHLSLSAEQKKSVLEELAYLTK; encoded by the coding sequence ATGAAAAAAACTATTTTTATTACCAAGGGCGATGGAGAGCGTGAACTTTTTGACCCGTTAAAACTTGAAATGTCTCTGCGTAAATCCGGGGCTACCGACACGGTCATCACCACTATTGTGAATAAAATATATGAAGATATGAGCGATGGGGTCACCACTACAGCCATCTATCGCTATGCCTTTGATCTGCTCAAGGAAATGCAGAAGCCCGCAGCAGCTCGCTATTCACTCCGCCGCTCCATTATCGAACTTGGCCCTACAGGGTTTCCTTTTGAAAAATACATCGCCGAACTTTTTAAAGCGCGTGGCTACAACGCTCTGGTAGACCAGGTGCTTCTAGGCGCCTGCGTGCCCCACGAAGTAGACGTAGTGGCCTGGGACGAAAAAAAATTATTAATGTCAGAGGTTAAATTTCATGCTGAAATGGGTAACAAGACTGATTTGAAGATTGCCCTTTACGTCAAAGCTAGGTTTGATGATCTCAGACATACTCAGTTCGACTATGGACACCCTCGACACCTAGACGAAGGGTGGCTGATCACCAACACCAAGTTTTCTGAAACCGCTGTGCATTATGGAAAATGTGTTGGTTTAAAAATGCTTAGCTGGAACTATCCAGAGCAGGGCAATTTGCAGGATCTGATAGAGGAACTCAATTTTCACCCCATTACTTCACTCACCACTATTTCTGGCTCCCAAAAAAATATGCTTTTTGAAAATCAAATTGTTTTATGCAAGCAGATCGCTGCGGACACGGGCCTGCTCGATCGCCATCTTTCCCTTTCAGCTGAACAGAAGAAATCTGTACTCGAGGAGTTGGCCTATTTGACTAAGTAA